Genomic window (Chitinophagales bacterium):
AGTTCGTATTTGGATTCCTATGATGTTCTAAATATTCATTTACCATTTCATCTGTTATATTACCTGTACTCCAGCAACCATAACCTATTGCCCAAAAATGACGACCCCAATATCTCTTCTTTAACTCTGGAAACTCTATCTGTAATTTTCGTGAACTGCGTCCTTTCAATAATTTTACCATGCTACTTATTGATTGTGATGGACGATATTCTATATGCATATGAATATGATCTTTGGATACTACTCCTTTCAATATTACAATATCTTCTGCTTCACATATTTGCATCAAAAGACTTCTACACCTTACTTTTATATCTCCTTCCAATACTGCATATCTATATTTTGTAGCCCAAACAATATGTACTGTAAGCCGTGATATGCTATGACCATTGACCCTTTGGTATTCCATACTACAAAAGTAAACATTTTTAGAAGCTAAAGCGAAATGCACTAAAGTGCATAGTTTTAACTATTTTTGAGACCAATAAACTTATGAATTATTTGAGATTAATCTTCGTTTGGTGGTGGTGGTGGACCTTCGCCTGGTTTTGCATGATTAATTAGCATCTTTTTAAAATTGTCTTCCGCTGTAATTAACTTTGCTACTTGTTTATTGTTAAGCACTGTTTTAAACTGTGCAATATATTTTTTGGTTAACTCAACATCTTTGGTTTTAAACTCAAGATGCTTATTAATTAAATTAGTTACTTCTGCTTCTGTCATTTCATCAATTGGCTTCTCTTTGTCAATATCACCAATAGTGTTTTTTCGCAATGCTTTTTTTTCGGCTTCAAACTGATTGTAAA
Coding sequences:
- the tnpA gene encoding IS200/IS605 family transposase yields the protein MEYQRVNGHSISRLTVHIVWATKYRYAVLEGDIKVRCRSLLMQICEAEDIVILKGVVSKDHIHMHIEYRPSQSISSMVKLLKGRSSRKLQIEFPELKKRYWGRHFWAIGYGCWSTGNITDEMVNEYLEHHRNPNTNSNDNFIIE
- a CDS encoding Spy/CpxP family protein refolding chaperone, which codes for MKKIFTLLLFTAGFLFIVSAQPPKFDKPSKEKIEALKIGFITQRLDLTEEQAQKFWPIYNQFEAEKKALRKNTIGDIDKEKPIDEMTEAEVTNLINKHLEFKTKDVELTKKYIAQFKTVLNNKQVAKLITAEDNFKKMLINHAKPGEGPPPPPNED